A DNA window from Vagococcus penaei contains the following coding sequences:
- a CDS encoding AMP-binding protein: MTQELQYAPLNLYENFRDSAQTFPETAIILDENLKAFPELPLETNYQVAHQLVLLRAYQLAACGIQRGDKVIIYKSPSFDTYLLAVAVTFLGAVPVMVSYHLPASTIDVFIDRLSVAYLLYDDVTDPRVEQMTKCDEAHKISLDKLLLVEAIPVEQNFLDLHDIAYMTHTSGTTGIPKLICHSQASMGWRTKWQRTIFAKMVSRELVACHISPVHSRFNIGIASLMSMGFPMMPLTSATKETLRRMLPKYQPIALETHPNNFVRWSHLAVEEPNVFQSLIYYHSTFDAINNETMARFLRASSANTPIFLQVYGQSECGPMILKAHTLDSLKTSDARDMGVGLKGLTKACIADEKGNELPVNTDGHIHFLSKGRALTYFGEDDRFNTTVYGDWWDSGDYGFIDDDGHLHLKDRQVDLIQRVDSNLAIEDALLDQLLFLEEVVIVRDSSGKPQPIISVADNEVMDWEQWWTAVEELPQLNYPIIKAFDDIPRTATMKVQRLQIERELIAGTF; this comes from the coding sequence ATGACACAAGAGTTACAGTATGCACCATTAAATTTATACGAAAATTTTCGAGATTCAGCCCAGACTTTTCCTGAAACAGCAATTATTTTAGATGAGAATTTGAAAGCTTTCCCAGAATTACCATTAGAAACTAATTATCAAGTGGCTCACCAACTTGTTTTACTTCGTGCTTATCAATTGGCGGCATGTGGTATTCAACGAGGCGATAAAGTGATTATTTATAAGAGTCCAAGTTTTGATACGTATTTACTAGCCGTAGCAGTCACTTTTCTAGGAGCCGTCCCAGTTATGGTATCTTATCATTTGCCGGCGTCAACGATTGATGTTTTTATTGATCGCTTAAGTGTAGCTTATTTACTATACGATGACGTGACTGATCCACGTGTGGAACAAATGACTAAGTGTGATGAGGCACATAAAATTAGTCTGGACAAACTATTACTTGTAGAGGCAATTCCTGTCGAGCAAAATTTTTTAGATTTACATGATATTGCGTATATGACGCACACATCTGGAACAACTGGGATTCCAAAATTAATTTGTCATTCGCAGGCCTCAATGGGGTGGCGAACAAAATGGCAACGAACGATATTTGCTAAAATGGTAAGTCGTGAGTTAGTTGCCTGTCATATTTCACCGGTTCATTCGCGCTTTAATATTGGTATAGCATCTTTAATGTCGATGGGCTTTCCAATGATGCCACTAACAAGTGCGACAAAAGAAACGCTTCGCCGTATGTTACCGAAATATCAACCAATTGCCTTAGAAACTCATCCAAATAATTTTGTGCGTTGGTCGCATTTAGCAGTAGAAGAGCCAAATGTTTTTCAAAGTTTGATTTATTACCACTCGACATTTGACGCGATTAATAATGAGACAATGGCACGCTTTTTACGTGCTTCGAGTGCTAACACACCAATATTTTTACAAGTTTACGGTCAAAGTGAGTGTGGTCCAATGATTTTAAAAGCGCACACTTTAGACTCTTTAAAAACGTCTGATGCAAGAGATATGGGAGTTGGTTTGAAAGGATTAACCAAAGCATGTATTGCAGATGAAAAAGGGAACGAATTACCTGTAAATACCGACGGACATATTCATTTTTTATCGAAAGGTCGAGCATTAACATATTTTGGTGAAGATGATCGATTTAATACAACAGTTTACGGAGATTGGTGGGATAGTGGAGATTATGGTTTTATCGATGATGATGGTCATTTACATTTAAAAGATCGTCAAGTTGATTTGATTCAACGTGTTGATAGCAATTTAGCGATTGAAGACGCATTATTAGATCAGTTACTTTTTTTAGAAGAAGTTGTCATTGTACGCGATTCATCGGGGAAACCACAGCCGATTATTTCAGTTGCTGATAATGAAGTGATGGACTGGGAACAATGGTGGACTGCTGTTGAGGAATTACCGCAGCTTAATTATCCAATCATTAAAGCTTTTGATGATATTCCACGTACAGCAACAATGAAAGTTCAAAGGCTCCAAATTGAACGTGAGTTAATTGCTGGTACTTTTTAA
- a CDS encoding TatD family hydrolase, whose amino-acid sequence METNDLIDAHCHYSKPLVDILIANQIPAQLNCQTNLEWTKNSVFSQDYPFLSLSAGIHPWDSQTHSFEEFLPILEQATVIGEIGMDSVWTTNDLLDQENLFIQQLAFASSHKKPVILHTKGQEKNCLRLIQQYPNTYLVHWYGTFEYLDDYIRLGCYFTAPLDARFNEISKLIIEKIPVDKLLMESDGLQALAWVLNKKISQVDYLLEMRNHLAYIAKLKHLSINDLSQQLVTNFNHWLNLSKINNSSV is encoded by the coding sequence ATGGAAACAAATGATTTAATTGATGCACATTGTCATTATAGTAAGCCATTAGTGGATATTTTAATCGCCAATCAAATTCCAGCTCAACTAAACTGTCAAACTAATTTAGAATGGACAAAAAATTCAGTATTTAGTCAAGATTACCCTTTTTTATCATTGTCTGCGGGAATTCATCCTTGGGACAGTCAAACACACTCCTTTGAAGAATTTCTCCCTATTTTAGAACAGGCTACTGTGATTGGAGAAATTGGTATGGATAGCGTTTGGACGACGAATGACTTATTAGACCAAGAAAATTTATTTATCCAACAATTAGCATTTGCTTCATCGCATAAAAAACCTGTTATTCTCCACACGAAAGGTCAAGAAAAAAATTGCCTAAGACTGATTCAGCAATATCCCAATACCTATCTAGTCCATTGGTATGGTACCTTTGAATATCTTGATGACTATATTAGATTAGGCTGTTATTTTACCGCACCACTAGATGCACGATTTAATGAAATTTCTAAATTAATTATTGAAAAAATTCCCGTTGATAAGTTATTAATGGAATCTGACGGCTTACAAGCACTTGCATGGGTTCTAAATAAAAAAATATCACAAGTCGATTATCTATTAGAGATGCGTAATCACTTAGCCTACATTGCCAAATTAAAGCATTTAAGCATTAATGACCTTAGTCAACAACTAGTAACTAATTTTAATCATTGGTTAAACTTATCGAAAATCAATAACAGTTCAGTCTAA
- a CDS encoding cysteine desulfurase, with protein MSFFDKATIEGSQEYYKISTTARPYSFKDYGFKETKAGNFQLVRALDLNPRNTQSPKLKITIAKDLKTLKMSLTTANGLKALNIFKGANQEEKQKQFAYIMADLIEHGCLEKA; from the coding sequence ATGTCTTTTTTTGATAAAGCAACAATAGAAGGATCACAAGAATATTATAAAATTTCTACAACTGCTAGACCATATAGTTTTAAAGATTACGGTTTTAAAGAAACAAAAGCGGGTAATTTTCAGTTAGTTAGAGCGTTGGATTTAAACCCACGCAATACCCAAAGTCCAAAACTAAAAATTACCATTGCTAAAGATTTAAAAACGCTAAAAATGTCTTTGACTACTGCTAATGGTCTTAAAGCACTCAATATATTTAAAGGTGCCAATCAAGAAGAAAAACAAAAACAATTTGCCTATATTATGGCTGATTTAATTGAACATGGGTGTTTAGAGAAAGCTTAG
- a CDS encoding phosphate-starvation-inducible PsiE family protein gives MLHNFQLILTRIMDVFLGLLALLIIVYMAYDLWVLGRIILLPAERGSIEVISEHILAFFMLFEFIIMIIKYIEDSHHIPTNYLILISMTAILRQLLVVHNNGVQTLLLTASILLLTGVLYLLKITQLKSEAKLKEKNSH, from the coding sequence TTGTTACATAACTTTCAGCTTATTTTAACCCGAATCATGGACGTCTTTTTGGGTTTGCTTGCGCTATTAATCATTGTTTACATGGCATATGACTTATGGGTTTTAGGCCGCATTATTTTATTACCGGCAGAACGTGGGAGTATTGAGGTCATTTCAGAACATATTTTAGCATTTTTCATGCTATTTGAGTTTATTATTATGATTATCAAATATATTGAAGATTCACACCATATTCCAACTAATTACTTAATTTTAATTAGCATGACGGCTATTTTACGTCAGCTACTAGTGGTTCACAATAATGGGGTTCAAACGTTATTATTAACAGCCAGTATTTTATTGCTAACCGGTGTACTGTATTTATTAAAGATAACGCAATTAAAAAGCGAAGCAAAACTAAAAGAAAAAAACTCACACTAA
- a CDS encoding FtsW/RodA/SpoVE family cell cycle protein, with product MFKKLKFLDFKILIPYLILSIIGIVMVLSASSYNLDQLGKKTTATGLKQLFFLIVSLLVMIIIYKTKLSIFCSALFQKIIISFSFLLLLATTVLGLGTITGGAQRWISIGPISIQPSEFIMITIILYTAYIFSKREQFFHYNFKDTILGPTIIVASLILLVFTQPNVGGAAILTLIFLILLFASGIPYQYMLGGFGIMMLFNFIMTRLILFHNGVLLPQKYHYIFDRFSVVKNPFDYQFENGYQLVNSYFAIYNGGWFGRGLGQSIQKKGFLPVAETDFIFSIVTEELGILFAILILAVLLYLILRILAIGINAHSTFNSLVCIGISSAILIQVFVNLGGILGFIPLTGVPFPFMSYGGSNLLTLSIMIGLVLNISANEKKYALAQQQEHSLTNHSLATLAKK from the coding sequence ATGTTTAAAAAATTAAAATTTCTTGACTTTAAAATTTTAATTCCTTATCTTATTTTAAGCATTATTGGAATTGTAATGGTATTAAGTGCAAGTTCATATAATTTAGACCAATTAGGTAAAAAAACAACAGCAACTGGATTGAAACAATTATTTTTTTTAATTGTCTCTCTCTTAGTGATGATAATAATCTATAAAACTAAACTTAGTATTTTTTGTTCAGCGCTGTTCCAAAAGATTATTATTTCTTTCTCATTTCTTTTGTTGTTAGCGACAACTGTACTTGGTTTAGGGACAATCACTGGAGGGGCTCAACGGTGGATTTCTATCGGACCAATCAGTATTCAACCTTCAGAATTTATTATGATTACTATTATTCTTTATACTGCTTATATTTTCTCAAAAAGAGAACAATTTTTTCACTATAATTTTAAAGATACTATCTTAGGTCCAACAATCATCGTAGCTAGTTTAATTTTGTTAGTTTTCACACAACCAAATGTTGGCGGGGCCGCTATCTTAACCTTAATTTTTTTGATTTTACTTTTTGCTAGCGGTATCCCCTATCAATATATGTTAGGTGGATTTGGCATTATGATGCTATTTAATTTCATCATGACACGCTTGATACTTTTCCATAACGGTGTCTTACTACCCCAAAAATATCATTATATTTTCGATCGTTTTTCGGTAGTTAAGAATCCCTTTGATTACCAATTTGAAAATGGCTATCAACTAGTCAATTCCTATTTTGCTATCTATAATGGCGGTTGGTTTGGACGTGGTTTAGGACAAAGTATTCAAAAAAAAGGCTTCCTGCCAGTCGCAGAAACCGATTTTATTTTTTCAATCGTAACAGAAGAACTTGGTATTTTATTTGCTATCCTCATTTTAGCTGTTCTTTTATATTTAATTTTAAGAATCTTGGCAATTGGAATCAATGCTCATTCAACTTTTAACTCACTCGTTTGTATCGGTATTAGCTCAGCTATCCTTATCCAAGTCTTTGTTAATCTTGGAGGTATTTTAGGCTTTATACCATTAACAGGTGTGCCTTTTCCTTTTATGAGCTATGGAGGATCAAACTTATTGACTCTGTCAATTATGATTGGACTTGTCTTAAATATTAGTGCGAATGAAAAAAAATATGCTCTTGCTCAGCAACAAGAACACTCTCTTACTAATCATAGCTTAGCAACCTTAGCCAAAAAATAA
- a CDS encoding ABC transporter ATP-binding protein translates to MTQLEIKDLSIQFSENWIFKHLSVTVNQGEFVSILGPSGCGKSTLLNVLSGILIADKGQFFVNQQKIVGINDCFAYMPQEDLLFDWKTVKENITLYQTIHKEPIDNALITHYLTIFGLETTVNRYPDELSGGMRQRVALLRTVLANRDILLLDEPFGALDVITRQHLQDWLKKIAKTLNKTIILVTHDIDEALYLSDRILILSDKPSHFVADIDLTAEIQTREWLANQGARRHSIFQQLK, encoded by the coding sequence ATGACACAACTAGAGATAAAAGATTTAAGCATTCAATTTAGTGAAAACTGGATATTCAAACATTTATCTGTAACAGTCAATCAAGGCGAGTTCGTTTCTATTTTGGGTCCTAGTGGTTGTGGTAAATCAACTTTATTAAATGTATTATCAGGAATTTTAATTGCGGATAAAGGACAATTTTTTGTTAATCAACAAAAAATTGTTGGTATCAATGATTGCTTTGCTTATATGCCACAAGAAGATTTACTCTTCGACTGGAAGACTGTTAAAGAAAATATCACCTTGTACCAAACTATTCATAAAGAACCGATTGATAATGCATTGATTACACACTACTTAACGATTTTTGGATTAGAAACAACCGTTAATCGCTATCCCGATGAACTATCTGGCGGTATGCGACAACGAGTTGCTCTCCTAAGAACAGTTTTAGCCAATCGCGATATCTTGCTGCTTGATGAACCATTTGGTGCACTTGATGTGATTACTCGACAACACCTACAAGACTGGTTGAAAAAAATTGCTAAAACGTTAAACAAAACCATCATTTTAGTAACCCATGATATTGATGAGGCACTTTATCTATCTGATAGAATTTTAATTTTAAGTGATAAACCAAGTCACTTTGTCGCTGATATTGATTTAACGGCTGAAATACAAACACGTGAATGGCTAGCCAATCAAGGTGCACGCCGACATAGTATTTTTCAACAATTAAAATAA
- a CDS encoding cysteine desulfurase family protein — MGAVYLDHAATTPMRQEVIGEMLRIMTSVYGNPSSIHQFGRQAEFELVLARDTVAAAINAKPDEIIFNSGGTEGDNTVLIQTAMAQKAKGKHIITTNVEHSAVSQSMLYLEESGFDVTYLQVDNTGKITVEQVAEALRDDTILVSVMYGNNEIGTLNPIKEIGALLVDHQAFFHTDAVQAFGTQDIDVKKLQVDYLSVSGHKINGPKGIGFIYIKQGAIVPVMLYGGDQEEKKRAGTENVAGIVGMAKAVSLITPTVRQDKNELYQLFKTIIINQLTAANIEFELNGDLTNTLPHIINIWLKGISNNIVLSNLDLRGFAISTGSACTAGTVKPSQVITNLRPTQPEAAAESIRISFGYGNTVEEVTAFTQALIEISQKMR; from the coding sequence ATGGGAGCTGTTTATTTAGATCATGCGGCGACTACCCCGATGCGTCAAGAAGTCATTGGTGAGATGTTACGTATTATGACATCTGTTTATGGAAATCCATCAAGTATTCATCAATTTGGTCGTCAAGCAGAATTTGAATTAGTGTTAGCACGTGATACGGTAGCTGCAGCCATTAATGCAAAGCCCGATGAAATTATTTTTAATAGTGGTGGAACAGAAGGCGATAATACGGTTTTAATCCAAACTGCAATGGCACAAAAAGCTAAAGGGAAACATATTATTACGACAAATGTTGAGCATAGTGCTGTTAGTCAATCCATGCTTTATTTGGAAGAATCAGGTTTTGATGTGACATATTTACAGGTGGATAATACTGGTAAAATTACAGTAGAACAAGTTGCTGAAGCGCTTAGAGATGATACTATTCTTGTTAGTGTGATGTATGGAAATAATGAGATTGGTACATTAAATCCGATTAAGGAAATTGGGGCGTTACTGGTTGATCATCAAGCGTTTTTCCATACGGATGCTGTTCAAGCTTTTGGGACACAAGATATTGACGTTAAGAAGCTTCAAGTAGATTATCTTAGTGTATCTGGACATAAAATAAATGGTCCAAAGGGTATTGGATTTATCTACATTAAACAGGGTGCCATTGTCCCTGTTATGCTGTACGGTGGGGACCAAGAAGAAAAGAAACGTGCCGGAACTGAAAATGTTGCAGGAATTGTCGGTATGGCTAAAGCCGTCTCTTTAATCACCCCAACTGTACGTCAAGATAAAAATGAGTTATACCAATTATTTAAGACAATCATCATCAATCAATTGACCGCAGCAAATATTGAATTTGAATTAAATGGCGACTTAACGAACACCTTACCACATATTATAAATATTTGGTTAAAGGGTATCTCAAATAATATTGTATTGTCTAACTTGGATTTAAGAGGGTTTGCTATTTCTACTGGTTCTGCATGTACAGCGGGAACTGTAAAGCCGTCGCAGGTTATTACGAATCTTCGTCCAACACAACCGGAAGCAGCGGCAGAATCAATCCGCATTAGTTTTGGTTATGGAAATACAGTAGAAGAAGTCACAGCATTTACTCAAGCTTTGATTGAGATTAGTCAAAAAATGCGTTAA
- the adhE gene encoding bifunctional acetaldehyde-CoA/alcohol dehydrogenase, translated as MSNEEVTITEVLNTEEMIQTLATNGLKALAAMELLNQEQVDHIVAAMALAAIDQHMPLAKLAVEETGRGVYEDKSIKNMYASESIWNNIKNDKTVGVVLDDPQTGIIEIAAPVGVICGVTPTTNPTSTVIFKAIIAMKTRNPIIFAFHPGAQECSKESARVVRDAAIKAGAPEHCIQWVEYPSIEATGLLMNHPDVAVVLATGGSGMVKAAYSTGKPAIGVGPGNTPAYIEKTAKIKRAVNDLIVSKSFDNGMICASEQGIIVDKEIYDDVKKEFEAHQVYVVKPTELKQLEDAVMNETKTAVNPSIVGKPAKEIAELAGISVPEGTKILIAELEGTGKGYPLSLEKLSPVLAMVKSNNTEHAFELCEGMLETGLGHTACIHTEDENLQIAFGTRMKACRILINSPASQGGIGDIYNEMIPSLTLGCGSYGKNSVSRNVTAVNLLNYKTLAKRRNNMQWFRLPSRIFFEKNSVQYLQMLENVERAFIVCDPGMVKLGYVDIIVDQLQRRSNKVLVEVFSEVEPNPSTDTVYRGTKQIVDFKPDTIIALGGGSAIDAAKGMWLFYEHPETEFFGAKQKFLDIRKRIYKFSKPEKSRLVCVPTTSGTGAEVTPFAVITDSETHVKYPLADYALTPDVAIIDAQFVQSVPKSITADTGMDVLTHALESYVSVMASDYTRGLSLQAITLVFENLENSVNHADFNSREKMHNASALAGMAFANAFLGICHSVAHKIGGEYNIPHGRTNAILLPHIIRYNAKDPQKHAMFPKYEYFRAHEDYAEVARHIGLEGDTTEELVEALVERIIALGKSVGIDMSLRAQGVTEEVLESTVDRMAELAYEDQCTTANPKEPLISELKQIIIDAYEGV; from the coding sequence ATGTCAAATGAAGAAGTGACAATTACAGAAGTATTGAATACTGAGGAAATGATTCAGACTCTTGCAACTAACGGTCTAAAAGCGTTAGCAGCTATGGAGTTATTAAATCAAGAACAAGTCGACCATATTGTGGCAGCAATGGCTTTAGCGGCAATTGATCAACATATGCCTTTAGCTAAATTAGCAGTCGAAGAAACTGGTCGAGGCGTTTATGAAGATAAATCTATCAAAAATATGTATGCGTCAGAATCAATTTGGAATAATATTAAAAATGATAAAACAGTCGGTGTTGTCCTAGATGATCCTCAAACAGGTATTATCGAAATCGCTGCACCAGTTGGCGTAATTTGTGGTGTAACACCAACAACTAATCCAACGTCAACAGTTATTTTTAAAGCAATAATTGCTATGAAGACTCGTAATCCTATTATTTTTGCTTTTCATCCTGGGGCTCAAGAGTGTTCGAAAGAATCAGCAAGAGTTGTTCGAGATGCAGCGATTAAAGCGGGCGCACCAGAACATTGTATCCAGTGGGTAGAGTATCCGTCAATTGAAGCAACTGGCTTATTGATGAATCATCCGGATGTAGCAGTTGTTTTAGCAACTGGTGGTTCTGGCATGGTTAAAGCGGCTTATTCAACTGGTAAACCTGCTATTGGCGTAGGACCTGGTAATACTCCAGCTTATATTGAAAAAACTGCCAAAATCAAACGTGCAGTGAATGATTTAATTGTATCTAAATCATTTGATAATGGTATGATCTGTGCTTCTGAACAAGGAATTATTGTCGATAAAGAAATTTACGATGATGTGAAAAAAGAATTTGAAGCTCATCAAGTTTACGTAGTGAAACCAACGGAATTAAAACAATTAGAAGACGCTGTGATGAATGAGACAAAAACAGCTGTTAATCCAAGTATTGTTGGTAAACCTGCCAAAGAAATTGCTGAATTAGCTGGCATTTCAGTTCCAGAAGGGACAAAAATTTTAATTGCTGAATTAGAAGGAACAGGCAAAGGTTATCCATTATCACTAGAAAAATTATCACCAGTTTTAGCAATGGTTAAATCAAATAATACAGAGCATGCATTTGAATTATGTGAAGGAATGTTAGAGACTGGTTTAGGACATACAGCATGTATTCATACAGAAGATGAGAATTTACAAATTGCCTTTGGAACACGTATGAAAGCATGTCGTATCCTAATTAATTCACCAGCTTCACAAGGCGGTATTGGTGATATTTATAATGAAATGATTCCATCATTGACATTAGGTTGTGGTTCATATGGTAAAAACTCAGTCTCTAGAAATGTTACAGCAGTTAATCTTTTAAACTACAAAACTTTAGCGAAACGGAGAAATAATATGCAATGGTTTAGACTACCTTCACGAATTTTCTTTGAGAAAAACTCAGTTCAGTACTTACAAATGTTAGAAAATGTTGAACGTGCGTTTATCGTTTGTGACCCTGGTATGGTTAAATTAGGTTATGTCGATATTATTGTGGACCAATTACAACGTCGTTCGAATAAAGTTTTAGTTGAAGTCTTTTCAGAAGTTGAGCCAAATCCATCAACGGATACTGTTTACCGTGGAACAAAACAAATTGTTGACTTTAAACCGGATACAATTATCGCTTTAGGTGGTGGATCAGCAATTGATGCAGCTAAGGGTATGTGGCTATTCTATGAGCACCCAGAAACAGAATTCTTTGGAGCAAAACAAAAATTCTTAGATATTCGTAAACGTATCTACAAATTCTCTAAACCTGAAAAATCTCGTTTGGTGTGTGTACCAACAACATCTGGAACTGGAGCAGAAGTGACACCTTTTGCGGTAATTACAGATAGTGAAACACATGTTAAATACCCATTAGCAGATTATGCTTTGACACCGGATGTGGCGATCATTGATGCACAATTTGTTCAATCAGTACCTAAATCAATTACTGCAGATACAGGTATGGACGTATTAACACATGCCTTGGAATCGTATGTATCTGTAATGGCATCTGACTATACACGTGGTCTAAGCTTACAAGCTATTACTTTAGTCTTTGAAAACTTAGAAAATTCTGTTAATCATGCTGATTTCAATTCAAGAGAAAAAATGCATAACGCATCAGCATTAGCTGGTATGGCATTTGCGAATGCTTTCTTAGGAATTTGCCACTCAGTTGCTCATAAAATTGGTGGAGAATACAATATTCCACATGGACGTACAAATGCTATTTTATTACCACATATTATTCGTTACAATGCGAAAGATCCACAAAAACACGCAATGTTCCCTAAATATGAATACTTTAGAGCGCATGAAGATTACGCTGAAGTGGCACGTCACATTGGTTTAGAAGGTGACACAACAGAAGAATTAGTAGAAGCGTTAGTGGAAAGAATTATTGCTTTAGGTAAGAGTGTTGGAATTGACATGAGCTTACGCGCTCAAGGCGTGACAGAAGAAGTATTAGAAAGTACAGTTGATCGCATGGCAGAATTAGCTTATGAAGATCAATGTACAACAGCAAATCCAAAAGAGCCATTAATTAGTGAGCTGAAACAAATCATTATTGATGCATACGAAGGTGTTTAA
- the thrS gene encoding threonine--tRNA ligase, with product MSEIKITFPDGAVKEFAVESTTQDIAKSISNSLAKKALAGKLNGELIDLDRPITIDGSLEIITPDHEDALGILRHSTAHLMANALRRLYPSIHFGVGPAIENGFYYDTDNGEAPISEEDLPRIEEEMMKIVKENNPIVRREVSKEEALDLFKDDPYKVELITELPADEVITVYDQGDFVDLCRGVHVPSTGRIQVFKLLSVAGAYWRGNSDNHMMQRVYGTAFFDKKDLKAYLKMREEAKERDHRKLGKELDLFMISPEVGSGLPFWLPKGATIRRIIERYITDKEISLGYLHVYTPIMADVELYKKSGHWDHYHEDMFPPMDMGDGEMLVLRPMNCPHHMMVYKNDIHSYRELPIRIAELGMMHRYEKSGALSGLQRVREMTLNDGHTFVRPDQIKDEFKRTLELMVAVYRDFNITDYRFRLSYRDPNNTDKYFDDDAMWEKAQIMLKAAMDELELDYFEAEGEAAFYGPKLDVQVKTAMGMEETLSTIQLDFLLPERFDLTYVGEDGENTHRPVVIHRGIVSTMERFVAYLTEVHKGAFPTWLSPVQGTIIPVNLDLHSDYAFELKKKLDAKGLRFDVDVRNEKMGYKIRESQTQKIPYQVVVGDKEMESGDVNVRRYGSKDMQTMGIDMFVESVVAEVENYSRHAD from the coding sequence ATGTCAGAAATTAAAATTACCTTTCCAGATGGTGCCGTTAAAGAATTTGCAGTTGAGTCAACTACACAGGATATTGCTAAGAGTATTAGTAATAGTTTAGCGAAAAAAGCTTTAGCTGGAAAATTAAATGGTGAATTAATTGATTTAGATCGTCCAATTACAATAGACGGTAGTTTAGAAATTATTACACCTGATCATGAAGACGCTCTAGGTATTTTACGTCATTCAACTGCTCATTTAATGGCTAATGCACTACGTCGCTTGTATCCATCGATTCATTTTGGTGTTGGACCAGCAATCGAAAATGGTTTTTATTACGATACAGATAATGGTGAAGCGCCAATATCTGAAGAAGACTTACCAAGAATTGAAGAAGAAATGATGAAGATTGTTAAAGAAAACAACCCAATCGTTCGTCGTGAAGTATCGAAGGAAGAGGCCTTAGATTTATTTAAGGATGATCCATATAAAGTAGAATTAATTACAGAATTACCAGCAGATGAAGTCATCACAGTTTATGATCAAGGTGATTTTGTTGATTTATGTCGTGGCGTTCACGTACCGTCAACAGGACGAATTCAAGTCTTTAAATTATTATCAGTAGCAGGTGCTTACTGGCGCGGTAACTCTGATAATCACATGATGCAACGAGTTTATGGAACAGCCTTTTTCGATAAAAAAGACTTAAAAGCGTACCTAAAAATGCGTGAAGAAGCTAAAGAGCGCGATCACCGTAAATTAGGAAAAGAATTAGATTTATTTATGATTAGTCCAGAAGTTGGTTCTGGTTTACCATTTTGGTTACCAAAAGGTGCAACAATTCGTCGTATTATTGAACGCTATATTACTGACAAAGAAATTAGTTTAGGTTACTTGCACGTTTATACACCAATTATGGCTGATGTAGAATTGTATAAAAAATCTGGACACTGGGATCATTACCATGAAGATATGTTCCCACCAATGGATATGGGCGATGGCGAGATGTTAGTGTTACGACCAATGAACTGTCCACATCATATGATGGTTTATAAAAATGATATTCATAGCTATCGCGAATTACCAATAAGAATTGCTGAACTTGGTATGATGCATCGTTATGAAAAGAGTGGGGCTTTATCTGGTTTACAACGTGTTCGTGAAATGACGTTAAATGATGGACATACATTTGTGCGTCCAGACCAAATTAAGGATGAGTTTAAACGTACACTTGAGTTGATGGTAGCCGTTTATCGTGACTTTAATATTACAGATTACCGTTTCCGTTTAAGCTATCGTGACCCAAATAACACAGATAAATATTTTGATGATGATGCAATGTGGGAAAAAGCACAGATTATGCTTAAGGCAGCAATGGATGAGCTAGAATTGGATTACTTTGAAGCAGAGGGAGAAGCCGCATTCTATGGTCCAAAACTTGACGTTCAAGTGAAAACAGCGATGGGCATGGAAGAAACGTTATCAACGATTCAATTAGACTTCTTGTTACCAGAACGATTTGATTTAACTTATGTTGGTGAAGATGGTGAAAATACCCATCGTCCAGTGGTTATTCACCGAGGAATTGTCTCAACAATGGAACGTTTTGTTGCGTACTTAACCGAGGTACACAAAGGAGCTTTCCCAACATGGTTATCACCTGTTCAAGGGACAATTATTCCAGTTAATTTAGACTTACATAGTGATTATGCCTTTGAATTAAAGAAAAAATTAGATGCTAAAGGATTGCGTTTTGATGTTGATGTGCGTAATGAAAAAATGGGTTATAAAATCCGTGAATCACAAACACAAAAAATTCCTTATCAAGTAGTAGTTGGAGATAAAGAAATGGAAAGTGGAGATGTCAACGTCCGTCGTTACGGTAGTAAAGATATGCAAACAATGGGTATTGATATGTTTGTTGAATCTGTTGTTGCTGAAGTAGAAAATTATAGTCGTCACGCAGATTAA